A window of Henckelia pumila isolate YLH828 unplaced genomic scaffold, ASM3356847v2 CTG_466, whole genome shotgun sequence genomic DNA:
ttgaaaattattgtgatggtgatgtgatgatattttaatttttgattatgtaatggatgacatatttatttttgaacatttctcaattgaggatctataaatagacctcaaCATTTGTGAAGAAATTACACAAGTTTAGAGATAAGATTTTataattgtttggtttgatatatattttaagttttagagtttttagtttttatcataaatttttacttttcacaacaATACATATTTTGGTATTGGGCTTTTTTATATTGGGCTTACAACCTGAATCTTTTTCCATGTTTCATCTTTAGACCATCGGCCGTGGTTCTCGCGTCTGAGTCCTCTCCATTGATGCCCTAACCATAAACCTAACTTTCGAATCTTAAACGTAAAATCTGCACCAACGACGAAAAATCCATACTTGTGACTGGTAGTTCTCTTGTTTTCGTTtcttttaagttatgattttttcatGTATTTAAACTTCTAATAATTCTCTTGCTGCAGCTCTCGGCTTCCGATCGAGGGAAGCCTTTAATGGTTACATTGATtaagttttgttttttttgtgtgATTATTGATTTGTGAGGGAAAAAAAGCTTGTTCCTAATCCTGCCTTTTCACAAATCGGTTTGGTTTGTTTGGTTTTGATGGAGAAAATCGATCGGTTCTGTTGACCCAAAAAAAGTTCGGTTTCGCTAATTTCGGTTCGGTCTGATCGGTTATTACAGTGTGAACCCAAAGATAGGTTGACTTTGGGAAACTGCTTCTCAATTCATCCTGTTAGTTTGGGGATGAATATGAACTGATATGATTGTGACCTTGACCTTTGAAAGATATAATTAAGCTTCCACGTGAGAGCCAGAGTGCAATTGAAATTAATTGAAGAGTTATTACTCTGTATTGGTTTATTCTTGCTTATTTAGATCTAGAGTTTGTTTTATTTCATTGTATGGGCTGAATGTTAAGCTATTGTAAGTTTTTTTGTCTTGTCGGTATAATCTATTTTTGGATTATTGCAAGTTGTGCCAAAAAAAGAGGAGTTACGAACTTGTTTTGGGCTCGTTTGGTTTAGCTAAACTAAGGAGTGCTAGTTGTAGTTTGTACTCTTCTCTCGATTCTCTGAAATTGATGAATGCACATATCAAACCATAAAATTATACCGATCACAAGAATACATACCTTCTCAATGTTTAGTCTAAGAGGAATCTAAATGTAACCATAATGGGATCTTATTGAGTTGTATCTTAAGTTTAACGCTTGTCCTTTTGCATGAAGGTGGATCGTCATGGTGGGGTTTAAGAATAGATACATGTTGGTGGAGGTGTTTCTTGATCCTAATAAAGATCTTCTGGTGGATGAACCCATTATAATCACTCAATTCAATCTGTCAAAAGCAATCAAGGATAGCATTCAAGCGAACTTTGGTGAATGTGGTCTAGCATTGTCTCAGAATTCTTTTCAAGGTGTCTGctcttcttttgtttttttagtaCATGAATGCATAGTTGTGGAGATTATTGTAGCTTTAGTTTATGTGCCTGTGACTTGTCATCTTCGAGCCTGATTTGTTTTTGTTATTCTGCAGTGAAGTATGTTAATCCAATTACAAAAGTCTGCATTTTTAGAACTTCCAGAGAGGAGTACCAGAAGGTTTGGGTTGCGATGACGATGGTTAAGAGTATAGGAAACTGTCCGGTGGTTTTCAACTTGCTTGATTTAAGTGGTAAGAATGTGAATCCGGTGTCTCTTTGATTCTAGCAGTGTCCTATAACGTCTGATGGTATTCAAAATTTGTTAATTTGCGATTAGAAGAGTATGGTCGATCTGAATGCACCATGTTATACTTGACATAAACCTTGATTAGATTTTTTTGTCTCCGTTAGGAAGTATCAGGGCCTGCAAAAACATTGCGTTAAAGTGCGACGAGTTGAAGTTTGAACAGTATAAACTATCGGCTGGTGATCGCCTGACTGCCGATGTCCACCAACATATGCAAAACTGCCTGGAGAAAATCAG
This region includes:
- the LOC140872586 gene encoding probable ribonuclease P/MRP protein subunit POP5, whose protein sequence is MVGFKNRYMLVEVFLDPNKDLLVDEPIIITQFNLSKAIKDSIQANFGECGLALSQNSFQVKYVNPITKVCIFRTSREEYQKVWVAMTMVKSIGNCPVVFNLLDLSGSIRACKNIALKCDELKFEQYKLSAGDRLTADVHQHMQNCLEKIRVLEH